In Brevibacillus brevis NBRC 100599, a single genomic region encodes these proteins:
- a CDS encoding copper amine oxidase N-terminal domain-containing protein translates to MEKSKKALPIVLASALAATPFVAVPQAYAIEKLDVSADNDGAGKESDYDIKFTLEEDLSSGDTITVEFDDDFDVDKKISKKDISGIDVKKVEVDDNEVIITVDEDFDEGDKISFTIKNGITNPDDKGTYDVKVETENESSDTDEVEIKKSSSSSSSKSKNDYSVTLSSKAAGDKVSLKLGKISLKGSDELETNSTITVTFPEKGMLPSSIDEDDVKVNGTKAKSVSVSGSSVDIKIPSGADSDDYITLEFDKAAGIENPSSGDKYVIKVKYDGTTYESDTFEITKNGSSSNASDSFTVNLSDPGVGARTSYTFDADFGSKELKEDGELILEFPSSDMVPGILTASDFLINGKAARKATAVGNRVALVAPTGFKATSKVKVEVTYGAWISNPKTAGSYTLKATVSGRTLESKSFSIGGSSVTPTPTNPTPTNPTTPVPTPNTGVNNSTATIALTQNALGKQTGVNVAIKGMGVGLQKQRDFIEIVFPVGYKVPAYIAPANISVNGVGSNFVAVRGQNVLIYPSQDIPAATNANIVINPAANIVNPAVKNTYSISVFTSEERGLLFSRIVGVGMPTPAQTKPVTTTPQQPQQPSTTIPMNSAAFKVNAANFTLHGKTYPLSVAPYIDGNTTMVPAQFFKEALALTTQWNNSSVAVISGTKVVKFTVGSKTAKVGKTDIQLPTPVVLKNGMPMIPIRTVTDNLGYKVGWDAKTSSVYVYK, encoded by the coding sequence ATGGAGAAAAGTAAAAAAGCACTACCAATAGTGCTGGCATCAGCGCTGGCAGCTACACCTTTTGTTGCAGTACCGCAAGCATATGCTATTGAAAAATTGGATGTATCAGCTGACAACGATGGTGCTGGGAAAGAAAGTGACTATGATATTAAATTCACGCTTGAAGAAGACCTGTCGAGTGGAGATACCATCACAGTTGAGTTCGATGATGATTTCGATGTGGATAAAAAGATCAGTAAAAAAGATATTTCCGGTATAGATGTCAAAAAAGTTGAAGTGGATGACAATGAAGTGATCATCACGGTGGATGAGGATTTTGATGAAGGAGATAAAATCTCATTTACCATTAAAAACGGGATCACCAATCCTGATGATAAAGGTACATATGATGTAAAAGTAGAAACCGAAAATGAGAGCTCTGACACAGACGAAGTTGAGATCAAAAAAAGCAGCTCCAGCAGCAGTAGTAAGTCTAAAAACGATTACAGCGTTACGCTGAGCAGCAAAGCAGCAGGCGATAAAGTAAGCCTCAAGCTCGGCAAAATTTCTCTGAAGGGTAGCGATGAGCTGGAGACGAACTCCACCATTACCGTCACTTTCCCAGAGAAAGGCATGCTGCCTTCGAGCATTGATGAAGACGATGTAAAGGTAAACGGTACGAAAGCGAAATCCGTTAGTGTTAGCGGTAGCTCGGTAGATATCAAGATTCCGAGTGGAGCAGACTCAGATGATTACATTACGTTGGAATTTGACAAAGCTGCTGGCATTGAGAATCCAAGTTCCGGTGACAAATATGTTATCAAAGTGAAATACGATGGTACGACATATGAGTCAGACACATTCGAAATTACGAAAAACGGCTCCAGCTCAAACGCTTCTGACAGCTTTACGGTTAATCTGTCTGATCCAGGAGTAGGAGCTCGCACTAGCTACACGTTTGATGCTGACTTCGGCAGCAAAGAGTTGAAAGAAGATGGAGAATTGATTCTTGAGTTCCCGTCGTCGGATATGGTACCGGGCATTTTGACAGCATCCGACTTCTTGATCAACGGGAAAGCAGCGAGGAAAGCAACTGCAGTCGGAAATAGAGTCGCCTTGGTTGCACCAACAGGCTTCAAAGCGACTAGCAAAGTGAAGGTTGAAGTTACTTACGGAGCGTGGATTTCGAATCCAAAAACGGCTGGCAGCTACACGTTGAAGGCTACTGTTTCCGGAAGAACTTTGGAATCCAAATCCTTCAGCATCGGTGGCTCTTCGGTGACCCCGACGCCAACCAATCCGACGCCTACTAACCCAACAACTCCAGTACCTACACCAAATACTGGTGTTAACAATAGCACCGCAACCATCGCATTGACACAAAATGCACTTGGCAAGCAGACGGGTGTGAATGTAGCAATCAAAGGAATGGGTGTTGGTCTGCAAAAGCAGCGTGATTTCATCGAGATCGTATTCCCAGTGGGCTACAAGGTACCGGCTTATATCGCGCCAGCTAACATCTCTGTGAATGGTGTAGGTTCGAATTTCGTTGCCGTTCGTGGACAAAACGTTCTGATTTATCCGTCTCAGGATATTCCTGCGGCAACAAACGCTAACATCGTGATCAATCCAGCAGCGAACATCGTAAACCCTGCTGTGAAAAACACATATAGCATTAGCGTATTTACGTCCGAAGAAAGAGGTTTGTTGTTTTCTCGTATTGTTGGTGTAGGAATGCCTACCCCGGCTCAAACAAAGCCTGTAACGACAACACCACAACAGCCGCAACAACCATCGACTACTATTCCAATGAACTCGGCTGCCTTTAAAGTGAATGCAGCAAACTTCACCCTGCATGGAAAAACGTATCCTCTCTCTGTAGCTCCTTACATTGATGGAAATACGACCATGGTTCCAGCTCAATTCTTTAAAGAAGCACTGGCACTGACTACGCAATGGAACAATTCAAGTGTTGCTGTTATCAGTGGAACCAAAGTCGTGAAGTTTACAGTTGGGTCGAAAACAGCAAAAGTAGGGAAAACAGATATTCAACTGCCAACACCTGTTGTCCTCAAAAACGGCATGCCAATGATTCCAATCCGCACAGTAACGGATAATCTTGGTTACAAAGTTGGCTGGGATGCGAAAACTTCCAGCGTATACGTTTATAAATAA
- the mce gene encoding methylmalonyl-CoA epimerase, whose translation MSAPKKIAHIGIAVKSLDKTLPFYTEQLGLELVGTEIVESEQVQVAFLKIGESHIELLEPLSDESPIAKFMEKRGEGIHHIAFDVDDVTARLATLKEQGVPLIHEIPKAGAHDALIGFLHPKAANGVLYELCQYPKES comes from the coding sequence ATGAGCGCACCGAAAAAAATTGCCCATATCGGCATTGCGGTAAAAAGCTTGGATAAGACGCTTCCCTTTTATACCGAGCAATTGGGATTGGAGTTGGTTGGAACCGAAATCGTAGAGAGCGAACAAGTACAGGTGGCATTTTTAAAGATCGGCGAAAGTCATATTGAATTACTAGAGCCGTTGAGTGATGAGAGTCCGATAGCAAAATTTATGGAAAAGCGCGGAGAAGGCATCCACCACATTGCTTTTGATGTAGATGATGTTACGGCTCGGTTAGCCACATTAAAAGAGCAAGGTGTACCCCTTATTCACGAGATCCCCAAAGCGGGTGCGCACGATGCGTTGATTGGATTTTTGCATCCGAAGGCAGCAAATGGCGTTTTGTATGAGCTGTGCCAATATCCGAAAGAATCATAG
- a CDS encoding M20/M25/M40 family metallo-hydrolase: MSTINQERLLNEFLELVQIDSETKNEAEINKVLKEKLIEMGFTVEEDDAAAKTGHGANNLIATLEGTGKGPTILFSSHMDTVVPGNGIKPQIRDGYIYSDGTTILGADDKAGIAAIFEGIRSLKEQNLPHPTIQVVLTVGEESGLVGSRAMDSSLLKAEMGFILDSEGPVGKITVAGAGQYRIVTKIHGKAAHAGVNPEDGISAITVASKAISRMPLGRIDADTTANIGRFEGGKAYNIVTDYVEIWSEARSLVMDKLEAQVKKMTTAFEEVAAEMGATCENEVIFMYHGYKFNEETPVVQKAIAAVKRVDRNPELVASGGGSDGNVFNGYNVPSVNFAIGYEEIHTKNERMPIAELNKAAELVLAVIAEVQE; this comes from the coding sequence GTGAGTACGATCAACCAAGAGCGTTTGTTAAATGAATTTTTGGAGCTCGTCCAGATTGACAGTGAAACGAAGAACGAAGCAGAGATCAACAAGGTGCTCAAAGAAAAACTGATTGAGATGGGCTTTACCGTAGAAGAGGATGACGCAGCAGCGAAAACCGGACATGGTGCCAACAATCTGATCGCAACGTTGGAGGGAACTGGAAAAGGCCCAACCATCCTGTTTAGCAGCCATATGGATACGGTCGTACCAGGAAACGGAATCAAGCCTCAAATTCGCGATGGCTACATTTATTCTGATGGAACAACGATCCTCGGTGCAGATGACAAAGCAGGAATCGCGGCGATCTTTGAAGGTATTCGCAGCTTGAAAGAGCAAAACCTGCCACATCCAACGATCCAAGTTGTATTGACTGTGGGAGAAGAGTCCGGACTTGTTGGTTCCCGCGCAATGGATTCCAGCCTGCTGAAGGCAGAGATGGGCTTCATCCTCGATTCGGAAGGTCCAGTTGGAAAAATTACAGTAGCTGGTGCTGGTCAATACCGCATCGTAACTAAAATCCACGGCAAAGCAGCGCATGCAGGTGTGAATCCAGAGGATGGCATCAGTGCTATAACGGTTGCTAGTAAAGCTATTTCCCGTATGCCGTTGGGCCGTATCGATGCAGACACAACAGCAAACATCGGTCGCTTTGAAGGTGGAAAAGCGTACAATATCGTAACGGATTATGTGGAAATTTGGTCCGAGGCTCGCAGCTTGGTAATGGACAAGTTGGAAGCGCAAGTGAAGAAAATGACAACAGCATTTGAAGAAGTGGCAGCTGAGATGGGTGCGACTTGCGAAAATGAGGTTATTTTTATGTACCACGGCTACAAATTCAACGAAGAAACGCCAGTTGTACAAAAAGCGATTGCGGCAGTTAAACGTGTAGACCGCAATCCTGAGCTGGTTGCAAGCGGTGGCGGAAGCGACGGTAACGTATTTAACGGCTACAACGTGCCAAGCGTAAACTTTGCTATTGGCTATGAAGAAATCCATACAAAAAACGAGCGCATGCCAATCGCTGAATTGAACAAAGCGGCTGAGCTGGTGCTTGCTGTGATTGCAGAAGTACAAGAGTAA
- a CDS encoding DUF3866 family protein, translating to MLRLVVGTVQKVLEKQKGMQILEVRIESVAGFKMERVLSFLQEDYKSGDLLLINTTAVRLELGTGGYHFVVGKVTQPEETDVLPNEWGHVMKMRYSPWQLAVDSVEEQASPYHYLFLQEDLSLEGTPVLISELHSLLPVAVLALRKKNPNARIVYVMPDGASLPIALSQHVHLLKAIGGLDATVTTGHAWGGDRESLTIHSGLLAARQVEHADIIICMLGPGVAGTGTSYGFSGIQLAEVIHAVSTLGGIPFFIPRISFGDQRARHYGVSHHTISIVNRFALCPALVTIPIFGDERDEVLSWQMKTIEVGEKHIFIKGKVPDLSELASLEKGYGLSFSTMGRNWQEDPAPFQTAWMAADFVGNSLGYIVQTVNDVPHLPVSASTLEGLRLYLTRNEAQP from the coding sequence GTGCTCCGTTTGGTGGTAGGGACGGTCCAAAAAGTTCTGGAAAAGCAAAAAGGGATGCAGATACTCGAAGTCCGGATAGAATCGGTTGCGGGATTCAAAATGGAGAGAGTGCTGTCTTTTTTGCAGGAGGATTATAAAAGTGGCGATTTACTTTTGATCAATACAACCGCTGTTCGCCTTGAATTGGGGACAGGTGGTTATCACTTTGTCGTAGGAAAGGTCACACAACCAGAGGAAACGGATGTCCTTCCGAATGAGTGGGGGCATGTCATGAAAATGCGCTATTCGCCATGGCAGCTCGCGGTTGATTCGGTAGAAGAACAGGCCAGTCCTTACCACTATTTGTTTCTGCAAGAAGACTTATCCTTGGAAGGTACTCCTGTTTTGATCAGCGAGCTGCACAGTCTTCTACCGGTTGCTGTCCTTGCCCTGCGTAAAAAAAATCCAAATGCCCGTATCGTATATGTGATGCCGGACGGCGCATCTTTGCCGATTGCCTTGAGCCAGCACGTCCATCTATTAAAAGCAATCGGGGGCTTGGATGCGACAGTGACGACTGGTCATGCGTGGGGCGGAGATCGTGAGTCTTTGACGATTCATAGTGGCTTATTGGCAGCACGCCAAGTAGAGCATGCCGATATCATAATTTGTATGCTGGGACCTGGGGTAGCTGGTACGGGTACATCTTATGGCTTCTCGGGAATTCAGTTAGCTGAGGTCATTCATGCCGTATCCACTCTTGGAGGAATACCCTTTTTTATTCCCAGAATCAGCTTTGGGGACCAACGTGCCAGACATTACGGTGTCAGTCACCATACCATATCGATCGTAAACAGATTTGCTCTTTGCCCTGCTCTGGTTACAATCCCGATTTTCGGGGATGAAAGAGATGAAGTCCTTTCGTGGCAAATGAAGACAATAGAAGTTGGGGAGAAGCACATTTTTATCAAGGGAAAAGTCCCAGACCTGTCAGAACTGGCATCACTGGAAAAGGGGTATGGCTTGTCCTTTTCTACAATGGGGCGGAATTGGCAAGAGGACCCTGCGCCTTTTCAAACGGCATGGATGGCAGCCGATTTTGTAGGAAACAGTCTGGGCTATATCGTCCAAACCGTTAACGACGTCCCGCATTTGCCCGTCTCAGCAAGTACTCTTGAAGGGTTGCGTCTTTATTTGACCAGGAACGAAGCGCAGCCTTGA
- a CDS encoding NUDIX domain-containing protein, giving the protein MSKYDHLYEKTISSQPIYDGRIIKVKVDEVLLPNGNTAKREIVNHQGAVAVLPITDDNKMVVVRQFRKPLERTIVEIPAGKLEPGEEPLACAIRELEEETGYVASQYTPLSSFYTSPGFADEILHVFVATGLKKGESKPDEDEFVDVLEVTLEEAHALHQSGEIRDAKTVVALFAWENKMLRERR; this is encoded by the coding sequence GTGAGTAAATATGATCACTTATATGAAAAAACCATTTCGAGTCAACCGATTTATGACGGAAGAATTATCAAGGTCAAGGTAGATGAGGTACTTCTGCCAAATGGCAACACAGCGAAGCGAGAAATCGTGAATCACCAAGGAGCGGTTGCTGTATTGCCGATAACAGATGATAACAAAATGGTTGTGGTTCGACAGTTCCGCAAGCCATTGGAGCGTACGATTGTAGAAATCCCAGCGGGAAAACTGGAGCCAGGGGAAGAGCCGCTCGCATGTGCAATTCGCGAGCTGGAGGAAGAGACAGGCTACGTTGCGAGTCAGTACACACCGCTTAGCTCTTTTTACACATCGCCAGGCTTCGCGGATGAAATATTACATGTTTTTGTGGCTACTGGTTTGAAAAAAGGAGAAAGCAAGCCAGACGAGGATGAGTTTGTTGATGTGCTGGAAGTGACACTAGAAGAAGCACATGCTCTGCATCAAAGTGGAGAAATTCGAGATGCCAAGACAGTAGTGGCATTGTTTGCATGGGAAAACAAAATGCTGCGTGAGCGTCGCTAG
- a CDS encoding endonuclease Q family protein, producing MLTSYFCDMHIHIGGTWTGKPVKITASRQMTLTKILEEASDKKGMDVIGIIDAHSPEVQDELVDLLEKGLATEQADGGISYKDTLLILGCEVEIKEPGRGAAHFLVYLPKLQEMKQFTAWLSERCKNVQLSSQRIYTSLRELQACVHQLQGLMIPAHIFTPHKGMYGSCTDAMAEVLDPSLVYAVELGLSANTTMADRISELHDKTFLTNSDAHSLAKIGREYQAMHMQERSFAEWVKAIKRIGGRGVHVNYGLHPELGKYHQTACQGCQSLLAADASGKCPECGFQRIVRGVAARIDQLADVEAGQHPTFRPPYIEQIPLEFIPGVGPKLLDKLYRSFGTQMNVLHRATEEELTHVVGEKIASLIVQAREGKLSIQKGGAGTYGKIVPM from the coding sequence ATGCTTACCTCGTATTTTTGTGACATGCATATTCACATCGGTGGTACGTGGACGGGTAAACCTGTGAAAATAACGGCTTCTCGCCAAATGACTCTCACCAAAATTTTGGAGGAGGCCTCAGATAAAAAAGGGATGGATGTCATTGGGATTATCGATGCACATTCGCCGGAGGTTCAGGATGAGCTGGTAGATCTGTTGGAAAAGGGATTAGCGACTGAACAGGCGGATGGAGGAATTTCCTACAAAGATACGTTGTTAATCTTGGGGTGCGAAGTAGAAATCAAAGAGCCAGGACGTGGTGCAGCTCATTTTCTCGTTTATTTGCCGAAGCTGCAAGAAATGAAGCAATTTACCGCATGGCTGTCTGAACGCTGCAAAAATGTGCAATTAAGCTCTCAGCGTATTTACACCTCACTAAGGGAATTGCAAGCCTGTGTCCACCAATTGCAGGGCCTTATGATCCCGGCCCATATTTTTACGCCACATAAAGGGATGTACGGAAGTTGTACAGATGCGATGGCAGAAGTGCTTGATCCTTCGCTCGTTTATGCGGTTGAGCTGGGATTGAGCGCCAATACCACAATGGCGGACCGCATATCCGAGCTCCATGACAAAACCTTTCTCACAAACTCAGATGCCCATTCTCTGGCGAAGATAGGCCGGGAATATCAAGCGATGCATATGCAAGAGCGTTCTTTCGCAGAGTGGGTGAAAGCGATTAAGCGCATCGGTGGAAGAGGGGTTCATGTGAATTATGGTCTGCATCCCGAGCTTGGAAAGTACCATCAAACGGCTTGCCAAGGGTGCCAGTCCTTACTCGCGGCGGATGCCTCAGGCAAATGTCCGGAATGCGGCTTCCAACGAATTGTGCGAGGGGTTGCAGCGCGTATTGATCAGCTGGCGGATGTAGAGGCTGGCCAGCATCCGACGTTCCGTCCTCCTTATATCGAGCAAATCCCGTTGGAATTCATTCCGGGAGTTGGTCCGAAATTATTGGATAAGCTGTATCGGTCGTTTGGTACACAGATGAACGTGCTGCATCGTGCGACCGAAGAAGAGCTCACCCATGTGGTCGGCGAGAAAATCGCTTCACTTATCGTACAAGCACGAGAGGGAAAGCTCTCCATTCAAAAGGGCGGAGCCGGTACTTACGGGAAAATCGTCCCGATGTAG
- the spoIIM gene encoding stage II sporulation protein M, which translates to MRSRVGQTIQSYAKEHQSLYWFTIVLFTMGIIFGAVLVNSLPLSQKQELYGFLQYFFNSLGSDGIPETSAHFQQAFGHYAKTIAIMWVLGLSIIGLPMILLMLFLKGVVVGFTVGFLVSQLQWQGVTFAMVGVLPQNLLVVPALFIVGVSGISFSLRLIRTRVLSKRDVIMPHFMGYTVLVLSMLAVLTIAALFETFISPRLMQLVLN; encoded by the coding sequence GTGCGTTCACGAGTCGGACAAACTATCCAATCCTATGCGAAAGAGCATCAGTCACTCTACTGGTTCACGATCGTCCTGTTTACGATGGGCATTATTTTCGGAGCCGTCCTCGTCAATTCACTGCCATTATCACAGAAGCAGGAGCTGTACGGTTTTCTGCAATATTTTTTCAACAGTCTTGGCAGTGATGGCATCCCTGAGACCAGTGCCCATTTTCAGCAGGCGTTTGGTCATTATGCCAAAACCATAGCGATCATGTGGGTGCTGGGATTATCCATTATTGGGTTGCCTATGATTTTGTTGATGCTCTTCTTAAAAGGAGTCGTGGTTGGTTTCACTGTTGGTTTTTTGGTGAGTCAGCTCCAATGGCAAGGGGTAACATTTGCCATGGTGGGTGTTCTCCCGCAAAATTTATTAGTCGTCCCTGCCCTTTTTATTGTAGGCGTCAGCGGAATTTCGTTCTCGCTTCGACTCATACGGACGAGAGTGCTAAGTAAAAGGGATGTCATCATGCCGCATTTTATGGGCTATACCGTTCTTGTACTTAGCATGCTGGCGGTATTAACGATTGCAGCCTTGTTTGAAACCTTCATCTCCCCAAGGCTGATGCAGCTCGTACTTAATTAA
- a CDS encoding Fur family transcriptional regulator produces the protein MLEEKLEKIKQQLHSQNYKLTPQREATVRVLLENEEDHLSAEDVYLLVKDKAPEIGLATVYRTLELLSELKILHKMNFGDGVARYDLRDDNAAYHHHHLICLNCGTVDEIFEDLLVTAEEKVKNVYNFYITDHRLTFYGICNRCVDKVNVEDFK, from the coding sequence ATGTTGGAAGAAAAATTAGAGAAAATTAAGCAGCAGTTGCATTCACAAAACTACAAGCTGACACCACAGCGTGAAGCCACTGTTCGCGTGTTGTTGGAGAATGAAGAAGATCATTTGAGTGCGGAAGATGTTTACTTGCTGGTGAAGGATAAAGCACCGGAAATCGGGCTTGCAACCGTATACAGGACATTAGAGCTGTTGAGCGAACTGAAGATCCTTCATAAAATGAATTTTGGCGATGGCGTAGCTCGTTACGATCTTCGTGATGATAATGCTGCCTATCACCATCATCACCTCATTTGCCTTAATTGTGGTACGGTGGATGAAATTTTTGAAGATCTGCTTGTCACAGCAGAAGAAAAAGTCAAGAATGTTTACAACTTTTATATTACCGACCACCGATTGACCTTCTACGGGATCTGCAATCGTTGTGTAGATAAAGTGAACGTGGAGGACTTCAAATAA
- a CDS encoding YqzK family protein codes for MKVSYRRLMEGLRFLLLFITCTLLSYGIITLLADKFLPANPYHEPHGNAVKVVKVINTSQTQDFDGYVARLQLFFLTGE; via the coding sequence ATGAAGGTCTCTTATCGCCGCTTGATGGAGGGGCTTCGTTTCTTGCTTTTATTCATTACCTGTACCTTGCTCTCCTATGGCATCATTACATTGCTGGCGGACAAATTTCTCCCGGCAAACCCTTATCATGAACCGCATGGTAACGCGGTGAAGGTAGTAAAAGTGATCAATACCTCTCAGACACAGGATTTTGACGGATATGTCGCACGACTACAGCTCTTTTTTTTAACGGGAGAGTAA
- the xerD gene encoding site-specific tyrosine recombinase XerD — MDSLIDQFIHFLTVEKGLSRNTLESYQRDMVAFTSYLQEQGVTRVEDSTRTHIIGYLLVLREKGRATATLSRNMASIRAFYQFLIRDKYIDKDPSIHLETPKIEKRLPKVLSVEEVERLLESPPVNHPAGLRDKAMLELLYATGIRVSELVNLDSADVNLDMGFVKCLGKGSKERIIPLGSVAIQMVRHYLQAGRPKMVKGTGDTALFLNHLGKQITRQGFWKIIKRYAQKSNIRAEITPHTLRHSFATHLLENGADLRSVQEMLGHADISTTQIYTHVTRTRIKDIYAKTHPRA, encoded by the coding sequence ATGGACAGTCTGATTGATCAGTTTATTCATTTCCTGACTGTGGAGAAAGGGTTATCGAGAAATACCCTGGAATCCTATCAACGGGATATGGTGGCCTTTACCTCGTATTTACAAGAGCAAGGTGTCACTCGCGTAGAGGATTCTACTCGGACGCACATCATTGGGTACTTACTTGTTTTACGGGAAAAAGGACGTGCTACAGCAACGCTTTCTCGCAACATGGCATCGATACGGGCGTTTTATCAGTTTCTCATTCGGGATAAATACATAGATAAAGATCCATCCATCCATCTGGAAACACCGAAGATCGAGAAACGCTTGCCGAAAGTGCTCTCTGTTGAGGAAGTGGAACGTCTTTTGGAAAGTCCTCCTGTCAATCATCCTGCCGGGCTGCGGGACAAGGCAATGCTTGAGCTCTTATATGCGACAGGCATTCGTGTCTCGGAGTTAGTCAATCTGGATAGTGCTGATGTGAATCTGGATATGGGCTTTGTCAAATGCTTGGGAAAAGGATCAAAAGAGCGAATCATTCCGTTAGGCTCAGTTGCCATTCAAATGGTTCGCCACTATTTGCAGGCAGGGCGCCCCAAGATGGTAAAAGGAACTGGCGATACTGCATTATTTCTGAATCACTTGGGCAAACAAATTACACGGCAAGGTTTTTGGAAAATTATTAAGCGATATGCCCAAAAATCAAACATCCGTGCTGAGATTACACCCCATACGCTTCGCCACTCTTTTGCCACTCATTTATTGGAAAATGGAGCCGATTTGCGCTCTGTTCAAGAGATGCTTGGGCATGCTGATATTTCAACTACCCAGATTTACACACATGTAACCAGAACGCGGATTAAGGATATCTATGCCAAGACACATCCGCGAGCATGA
- the deoB gene encoding phosphopentomutase, protein MQYSRVFLIVMDSVGIGEQPDAPKFNDAGANTLGHIAERVAGFSLPNLQKLGLGNIAPLKNVEPVAAPMAHYGKMQEISMGKDTTTGHWEIMGLHVSTPFNTYPDGFPQELISEFEQRIGRKVLGNKVASGTDILDELGEEHMKTGAVIVYTSADSVFQVAAHEEIVPLEELYHICEVARELTLRDEFAVTRVIARPFLGQPGNFSRTANRHDYSVKPFAPTVMNRLQDAGLSSIAIGKISDIYAEEGVTQSIRTKDNMDGVDQILGTMKQSFTGLSFVNLVDFDAKFGHRRDPEGYGQALMEFDARIPELLEALQENDLLVITADHGNDPVHHGSDHTREYVPLLAYHKGIQAGQHLGIRETFADLGATIADNFGVTAPVIGKSFLNRL, encoded by the coding sequence ATGCAGTATTCTCGAGTTTTTCTGATCGTCATGGACAGCGTAGGGATTGGCGAACAACCTGATGCGCCTAAGTTCAATGATGCAGGAGCGAATACCTTAGGTCATATTGCGGAACGAGTGGCAGGATTTTCATTGCCCAACCTGCAAAAATTGGGTTTGGGAAATATAGCACCACTAAAAAACGTTGAACCAGTAGCAGCTCCTATGGCCCATTATGGGAAAATGCAGGAAATCTCCATGGGGAAAGATACGACGACGGGTCATTGGGAAATCATGGGTCTGCATGTGTCTACTCCGTTTAACACGTATCCAGACGGATTTCCCCAAGAGTTGATCTCGGAATTTGAGCAGCGTATCGGTCGCAAGGTGCTCGGGAACAAAGTCGCTTCTGGAACAGACATTCTCGACGAGCTTGGCGAAGAGCATATGAAAACGGGTGCAGTGATTGTCTATACATCTGCGGATAGTGTATTCCAGGTGGCAGCACACGAAGAGATCGTTCCGCTTGAAGAGCTGTACCATATTTGCGAGGTAGCCCGTGAGTTGACGCTTCGTGATGAATTCGCCGTTACTCGTGTCATCGCGCGTCCATTTTTGGGGCAGCCAGGCAATTTTAGCCGCACAGCAAATCGTCATGATTATTCCGTGAAACCATTTGCTCCGACAGTCATGAATCGTCTGCAAGATGCTGGTCTTTCTTCTATTGCCATTGGCAAAATCAGCGACATCTACGCTGAAGAGGGTGTTACCCAATCTATCCGTACCAAAGATAACATGGATGGTGTAGATCAAATTTTGGGCACGATGAAACAATCGTTTACGGGACTTTCCTTTGTCAATCTCGTGGACTTCGATGCGAAGTTCGGTCATCGCCGTGATCCAGAAGGGTATGGTCAGGCATTGATGGAGTTCGACGCTCGTATTCCAGAGCTTTTGGAAGCGCTACAAGAAAATGATTTGCTGGTAATCACGGCAGACCATGGTAACGATCCTGTACATCATGGCAGCGACCATACCAGAGAATACGTTCCGCTGCTTGCTTATCACAAGGGTATTCAAGCTGGACAACATTTGGGTATCCGCGAGACATTTGCGGACTTGGGTGCGACCATCGCAGACAATTTTGGAGTAACTGCTCCCGTGATTGGGAAGAGCTTCCTTAATCGTTTATAA